One segment of Myxocyprinus asiaticus isolate MX2 ecotype Aquarium Trade chromosome 41, UBuf_Myxa_2, whole genome shotgun sequence DNA contains the following:
- the LOC127431435 gene encoding elongin-C-like isoform X2, whose translation MDVEERIYGGCEGPDAMHVKLISTDGHEFIVKREHALTSGTIKAMLSGPGQFAENETNEVNFREIPSHVLSKVCMYLTYKVRYTNSSTEIPEFPIAPEIALELLMAANFLDC comes from the exons ATGG ATGTTGAAGAGAGGATTTACGGTGGTTGCGAGGGCCCAGATGCTATGCACGTAAAGTTGATCTCCACAGATGGTCATGAGTTTATTGTGAAGAGAGAACATGCTTTAACCTCTGGCACCATCAAAGCTATGCTGAGTGGACCTG GTCAGTTTGCTGAAAATGAAACCAATGAGGTAAACTTCCGAGAGATCCCTTCTCACGTTCtctccaaagtgtgcatgtatTTGACCTACAAAGTTCGTTATACCAACAGCTCAACAGAAATTCCAGAATTCCCCATTGCTCCTGAGATTGCACTGGAACTGCTCATGGCTGCAAACTTCCTAGACTGTTAG
- the LOC127431435 gene encoding elongin-C-like isoform X3, translating to MHVKLISTDGHEFIVKREHALTSGTIKAMLSGPGQFAENETNEVNFREIPSHVLSKVCMYLTYKVRYTNSSTEIPEFPIAPEIALELLMAANFLDC from the exons ATGCACGTAAAGTTGATCTCCACAGATGGTCATGAGTTTATTGTGAAGAGAGAACATGCTTTAACCTCTGGCACCATCAAAGCTATGCTGAGTGGACCTG GTCAGTTTGCTGAAAATGAAACCAATGAGGTAAACTTCCGAGAGATCCCTTCTCACGTTCtctccaaagtgtgcatgtatTTGACCTACAAAGTTCGTTATACCAACAGCTCAACAGAAATTCCAGAATTCCCCATTGCTCCTGAGATTGCACTGGAACTGCTCATGGCTGCAAACTTCCTAGACTGTTAG
- the LOC127431435 gene encoding elongin-C-like isoform X1: MADVEERIYGGCEGPDAMHVKLISTDGHEFIVKREHALTSGTIKAMLSGPGQFAENETNEVNFREIPSHVLSKVCMYLTYKVRYTNSSTEIPEFPIAPEIALELLMAANFLDC, translated from the exons ATGG CAGATGTTGAAGAGAGGATTTACGGTGGTTGCGAGGGCCCAGATGCTATGCACGTAAAGTTGATCTCCACAGATGGTCATGAGTTTATTGTGAAGAGAGAACATGCTTTAACCTCTGGCACCATCAAAGCTATGCTGAGTGGACCTG GTCAGTTTGCTGAAAATGAAACCAATGAGGTAAACTTCCGAGAGATCCCTTCTCACGTTCtctccaaagtgtgcatgtatTTGACCTACAAAGTTCGTTATACCAACAGCTCAACAGAAATTCCAGAATTCCCCATTGCTCCTGAGATTGCACTGGAACTGCTCATGGCTGCAAACTTCCTAGACTGTTAG